One window of the Salvelinus sp. IW2-2015 linkage group LG10, ASM291031v2, whole genome shotgun sequence genome contains the following:
- the LOC111969464 gene encoding LOW QUALITY PROTEIN: plakophilin-3-like (The sequence of the model RefSeq protein was modified relative to this genomic sequence to represent the inferred CDS: inserted 2 bases in 2 codons): protein MSATVASESCFLSALQPNTAVTTYAVPSDVQLGPRGSIMDEVERAKRVQQQVHLRLAEKRSSSLTRLNGSNCISPDHGGTMRYNTYNPGFSSKSMVYNTGSRTMKMPPVSQQYLGGRYSSRSAVELGPRYRISQPPVNTGYLHHDDIQLGGYQTSRARTTRSRSVCQADQEAVVQGVGGLLTLRHQQQNPVASWVARDGMGTEFHSYHDGGIPAPATMRRTLSGTLAGGGSGGWREAELVYQHSYKGPAHRTISRINNRQQQQQHLSSASGLQQWQQVSGGGGGSVYGGWGQYQNSLPRPASLHSMKSMGKGMDVPDGGRDSADSNEKLGGMHSLDMPTAVNYLSMSDTAMQVLGAAYIQHQCYHSSDAKNQVRLLKGVPALVQLFSSDSQEVQRYATGATRNLIYENMDNKAALIEAGGVAKLISVLNEPDEELRKNITGILWNMSSKDSLKEKLARETLSELTEMVLVPXCSSGDSELIHQXPSEADIFYNTTGCLRNLSSVNERTRQQMRDMRGLVDSLVAYIQNSLQDEKAEDKGVENAVCVLRNLSYQLYSEIPPSTLLRLEGPTRARATTETESIGCFTPQSKKAKERRNQELSTFSEVAKQPKGAEWLWHPQVVGLYNRVLQHYETNTATREAAVGALQNITAGETRWASVLSWVALEQERMLPVVLDLLQTQSDQEMRSLTGLLRNLSRHSRNKDDMATKVVNVLVTKLPSDGHQKEPSGEVVVNICGTLNNLVAGSSLAARDIAFFDGLPKLVAIKSSHDNSSGKLKAAKAASTVLFNMFQYNKLHKDYKQKGFTRCDFTDTAI from the exons ATGAGTGCGACCGTTGCATCAGAGAGCTGCTTTCTGTCTGCCCTACAGCCCAACACCGCGGTCACCACTTATGCAGTCCCGTCCGATGTGCAGTTGGGACCGAGGGGTTCCATAATGGATGAAGTGGAAAGGGCTAAGAGGGTTCAACAACAAGTCCATCTGCGCCTCGCCGAAAAGAGGTCTTCATCCCTCACGCGGCTGAACGGCTCGAACTGCATTTCCCCAG ACCATGGTGGCACAATGAGATATAACACGTACAACCCCGGATTCAGCTCTAAGTCAATGGTGTATAACACAGGGAGTAGGACCATGAAG ATGCCCCCGGTATCCCAGCAGTACTTGGGAGGTAGGTACTCGTCTCGCTCAGCGGTGGAGTTAGGACCCAGATACAGAATCAGCCAGCCTCCAGTCAACACTGGCTACCTCCACCATGACGACATCCAGCTGGGTGGCTACCAGACCAGCCGGGCAAGGACCACCAGGTCCAGATCAGTTTGTCAGGCTGACCAAGAGGCAGTGGTCCAGGGTGTGGGAGGCCTGCTCACCCTGCGCCACCAGCAGCAAAACCCAGTGGCCAGCTGGGTGGCCCGGGATGGCATGGGCACAGAGTTCCACTCCTACCATGATGGAGGTATACCTGCCCCAGCAACGATGAGGCGCACACTCAGTGGAACCCTGGCGGGGGGTGGAAGCGGTGGGTGGAGAGAGGCGGAGCTAGTTTACCAGCACTCCTACAAAGGCCCCGCCCACCGTACCATTAGTCGCATCAACAAcagacaacagcagcagcaacatctGAGCTCAGCGTCGGGGCTGCAGCAGTGGCAGCAGGTGTCTGGCGGGGGCGGTGGCAGTGTGTACGGAGGCTGGGGGCAGTACCAGAACTCCCTGCCCCGACCGGCCTCCTTGCACAGCATGAAGAGTATGGGGAAAGGCATGGACGTGCCTGATGGGGGCAGGGATTCAGCTGACAGCAACGAGAAACTCGGAGG AATGCACAGTTTAGACATGCCCACCGCGGTCAACTATCTCTCCATGTCCGACACAGCCATGCAGGTGCTGGGAGCAGCCTACATCCAGCACCAATGTTACCATAGCAGTGATGCCAAGAACCAA GTGCGTCTGCTGAAGGGTGTCCCAGCCCTGGTGCAGCTCTTCAGCAGTGACAGCCAGGAGGTCCAGCGCTACGCTACAGGCGCTACACGCAACCTCATCTATGAGAACATGGACAACAAGGCGGCCCTCATTGAGGCTGGGGGAGTAGCCAAGCTCATCAGTGTCCTGAATGAACCAGACGAGGAGCTTCGTAAGAACATCACTG GTATTCTGTGGAACATGTCCTCTAAGGACAGTCTGAAGGAGAAGTTGGCCAGAGAGACATTGAGTGAGCTCACAGAGATGGTGCTGGTGC TGTGCAGTAGTGGAGATTCAGAGCTGATCCATC GTCCATCTGAGGCAGACATCTTCTACAACACCACAGGCTGCCTGAG GAACCTAAGCTCAGTGAATGAGAGGACGAGGCAGCAGATGAGAGACATGCGAGGGCTGGTGGACTCGCTGGTGGCCTACATCCAGAACTCCCTTCAGGATGAGAAAGCAGAGGACAAA GGTGTAGAGAATGCAGTGTGTGTCCTGAGGAACCTGTCTTATCAGCTGTACAGTGAGATCCCTCCCTCAACCCTACTGCGACTGGAGGGGCCTACGCGGGCCAGAGCCACTACTGAGACAGAGTCAATTGGCTGTTTCACCCCACAGAGCAAGAAGGCAAAGGAG CGACGGAACCAGGAACTGTCCACCTTCTCAGAGGTGGCTAAGCAGCCGAAGGGGGCGGAGTGGCTGTGGCACCCCCAGGTGGTGGGGCTGTATAACCGCGTGCTTCAGCACTATGAGACCAACACGGCAACACGAGAGGCTGCAGTAGGGGCCCTGCAGAACATCACAGCCGGAGAGACCAGG TGGGCGTCAGTGCTGAGTTGGGTGGCTTTAGAGCAGGAACGAATGCTGCCTGTGGTGCTGGACCTCCTGCAGACACAAAGTGACCAGGAGATGCGTTCCCTCACTGGCCTCCTGAGGAACCTGTCCCGACACAGCAGAAACAAGGATGACATGG CTACGAAGGTAGTGAACGTTCTGGTGACCAAGCTCCCCAGTGATGGCCACCAGAAGGAACCCTCCGGGGAAGTGGTGGTCAACATATGTGGGACCCTCAATAACCTGGTTGCAGGCAGCTCACTAGCAGCGAGAGACATCGCCTTCTTTGATGGACTCCCCAAACTTGTTGCAATCAAGTCTTCCCACGACAACAG CTCAGGGAAGCTGAAGGCTGCCAAGGCTGCTTCCACAGTACTCTTCAACATGTTCCAGTACAACAAGCTGCATAAAGATTATAAACAG